The Streptomyces cathayae DNA segment GCCGGAAAGCTGCTGGCACACGTGTCGACCACCGACACCGCCCGCGACCTGGACCGCATCCGGCGGACGCTCGGCGACGACAGGCTGAACTACTTCGGGATCTCGTACGGCACCGAGCTCGGCGGGGTCTACGCCCACCTGTTCCCCGAGAAGGTGGGCCGGATGAACCTCGACGCGGTCGTCGACCCGACCGCCGACACGATGGGGCACGCCAAGAACCAGGCGCGCGGTTTCCAGCGCGCGCTGGAGAACTATCTGAGGTCCACCGGCCGGGATCCCGAGCAGGGGACCCGTGAGATCGCCCAGCTGCTGGACCGGATCGACGCCGAGCCGCTGCCCACGTCCTCGGCCGGCCGGGAACTGACCCAGACGCTGGCGCTGACCGGCATCGTCCTCCCGCTGTACACCAAGGAGGGCTGGCCCGCGCTGACCGGTGCCCTGCAGGCCGCGGAAAAGGGAGACGGCTCGGCACTCCTCGCCCTGGCCGACGGCTACAACGAGCGCGACGCGTCGGGCCGCTACAGCACGACGACCCACTCGCAGCGGGTCATATCGTGCTCGGACGCCAAGCAGCGGCCGACGGCGGCGCAGACGAAGAAGCTGCTGCCGGAGTTCGAGCGGATCTCGCCGGTGTTCGGGCCGTTCCTCGGCTGGGACACGGCGGGCTGGTGCCACGACTGGCCGGTGCCGGGCCGACACGACACCCCGGAGGTGAGCGCGCCGGGCGCGGCGCCGATCCTGGTGATCGGCAACACCGGCGACCCGGCCACCCCGTACGAGGGTGCCCGGCGGATGGCGGACGAGCTGGGCGAGGACGTGGGGGTCGTGCTCACCTGGAAGGGCGAGGGCCACGGCGCGTACGGCAGTGGGAGCGACTGCGTCGACTCCACCGTGAACGCGTATCTGCTGGACGGCACGGTGCCGAAGGACGGCAAGGTCTGCTCATGACGACGGCGGGGGTCTCACGCACCCGTGGTGCGCGAGACCCCCGCCTCGGTCTCTCGTCCGGATCAGGCCGGCATCGCGGTGGTGGACCGGGGTCAGTAGATCGGCTTCGACGGCTCGATCTGGTTGACCCAGCCGACCACGCCGCCGCCGAGGTGGACGGCGTCGGCGAAG contains these protein-coding regions:
- a CDS encoding alpha/beta hydrolase; the encoded protein is MTRFARWTALAVSAALLAAGCSGGSSDDERDGTAFGWGRCEASDGAPAPGADWQCGTLEVPLDWAKPDGETIELALIRAKATGDDRLGSLLFNFGGPGGSGVSMMPAYAPNVSKLRERYDLVSWDPRGVAASEGVRCREDEEIQAAESVDTTPDTPAEERAYFRDAADFGQGCQEAAGKLLAHVSTTDTARDLDRIRRTLGDDRLNYFGISYGTELGGVYAHLFPEKVGRMNLDAVVDPTADTMGHAKNQARGFQRALENYLRSTGRDPEQGTREIAQLLDRIDAEPLPTSSAGRELTQTLALTGIVLPLYTKEGWPALTGALQAAEKGDGSALLALADGYNERDASGRYSTTTHSQRVISCSDAKQRPTAAQTKKLLPEFERISPVFGPFLGWDTAGWCHDWPVPGRHDTPEVSAPGAAPILVIGNTGDPATPYEGARRMADELGEDVGVVLTWKGEGHGAYGSGSDCVDSTVNAYLLDGTVPKDGKVCS